One stretch of Methylopila sp. 73B DNA includes these proteins:
- a CDS encoding cyclic nucleotide-binding domain-containing protein encodes MSRTPLLDELGVDALRLIAFSADRLSLGEGDILFRQGEEADTGFVVVSGAISLTRRGGSTHLAGPGALIGELALLCDTRRPATAEAAERSEVYRIARSLFGRLLNEYPAVTAKLRARLAARMAQNAADLRAIESTLRGR; translated from the coding sequence TTGAGCCGCACGCCGCTGCTCGACGAACTGGGCGTGGACGCGCTGCGCCTGATCGCGTTCTCGGCCGATCGGCTGAGCCTCGGCGAGGGCGACATCCTGTTCCGGCAGGGCGAGGAGGCGGACACGGGCTTCGTGGTCGTCTCGGGCGCCATCTCGCTGACGCGCCGCGGCGGGAGCACGCATCTTGCCGGTCCTGGCGCGCTCATCGGCGAGTTGGCGCTGCTGTGCGACACCCGCCGCCCCGCCACCGCCGAGGCCGCCGAGCGAAGCGAGGTCTACCGCATCGCGCGGAGCCTGTTCGGCCGCCTGCTGAACGAGTATCCCGCCGTCACCGCCAAGCTGCGCGCCCGGCTGGCGGCCCGTATGGCCCAGAACGCCGCCGACCTGCGCGCGATCGAATCGACGCTCCGCGGACGCTGA
- a CDS encoding response regulator has product MRILVVEDEALLAAELEFMIEDAGLTPSGFALDSAEAHALLEASPPDVALVDIHLLDGPTGVEVAREAAQTHGVVAVFMTANRKRIPEDFAGACGAISKPYTSWGMTAALRFIAGCLEEGRALGPAPASLELAPGWAQRWSVAAE; this is encoded by the coding sequence TTGCGCATTCTGGTCGTGGAGGACGAAGCCCTGCTCGCGGCGGAGCTCGAGTTCATGATCGAGGACGCGGGCCTGACGCCGAGCGGCTTCGCGCTCGACAGCGCGGAGGCCCACGCGCTGCTGGAAGCCTCGCCGCCCGACGTGGCGCTCGTGGACATCCACCTGCTCGACGGGCCGACCGGCGTCGAGGTCGCTCGCGAGGCGGCCCAGACCCACGGCGTCGTCGCGGTGTTCATGACCGCCAATCGCAAGCGCATTCCCGAGGACTTCGCGGGCGCCTGCGGGGCGATCTCGAAGCCCTACACGTCGTGGGGCATGACCGCGGCGCTGCGGTTCATCGCGGGCTGTCTCGAGGAGGGCAGGGCGCTGGGCCCCGCTCCTGCGAGCCTGGAGCTCGCGCCAGGTTGGGCGCAGCGCTGGTCCGTGGCGGCGGAGTAG
- a CDS encoding PAS domain-containing protein, with the protein MTNDRNASLREAQRLEDEHDSSDPYGAAIRATRMPIVITDALQPDNPIVFANDAFLQLTGYPRDEVIGRNCRFLQGAETDRGEVRRIRAAIDAGEAVVAEIKNYRKTGERFWNALYVSPVFSSEGEITHFFASQLDVTQKIQSASDLRDANIALSQAKAMAEQLVEERTRDLRYALEQKTLLLHEVDHRVKNNLQLIASLILLQTRRIPDPDIQRTLRSMLDRVSALATVHRKLYQSDDVGVFDVAAFIRDIATELVGSTGRDDLALDLDLETVVIKANRAAPVALVVNELLTNALKHAFPDGRPGRIRVAAKPDGRNFVIEVEDDGVGGAGAFGDERIGFGQSLVDLLSRQLSATVERRDGDPGLVARVTIPIHPHQAGAEG; encoded by the coding sequence ATGACCAACGACCGCAATGCATCGCTGCGGGAGGCGCAGCGCCTCGAGGATGAGCACGATTCCAGCGATCCCTACGGGGCCGCGATCCGGGCGACCCGCATGCCGATCGTGATCACCGACGCGCTGCAGCCGGACAACCCCATCGTCTTCGCCAACGACGCGTTTCTCCAGCTCACGGGTTATCCCCGCGACGAGGTGATCGGCCGCAACTGCCGGTTCCTGCAGGGCGCGGAGACCGACCGCGGCGAAGTCCGGCGTATCCGCGCCGCGATCGACGCCGGCGAGGCGGTCGTGGCCGAGATCAAGAACTACCGCAAGACCGGCGAGCGGTTCTGGAACGCGCTCTACGTCAGCCCGGTGTTCAGCTCGGAGGGCGAGATCACGCATTTCTTCGCGTCGCAGCTCGACGTCACCCAGAAGATCCAGTCCGCGTCCGATCTTCGGGACGCCAACATCGCCCTCAGCCAGGCCAAGGCCATGGCCGAACAGCTTGTGGAGGAGCGCACCCGCGACCTGCGTTACGCGCTGGAGCAGAAGACGCTGCTGCTGCACGAGGTCGACCACCGGGTGAAGAACAACCTGCAACTGATCGCCTCGCTGATCCTGCTGCAGACGCGGCGCATCCCAGACCCCGACATCCAGCGGACGCTGCGCTCCATGCTCGACCGCGTGAGCGCGCTCGCGACGGTGCACCGCAAGCTCTACCAGTCCGACGACGTCGGCGTGTTCGACGTCGCGGCCTTCATCCGCGACATCGCGACGGAGCTCGTCGGCTCGACGGGGCGGGACGACCTCGCGCTCGACCTCGACTTGGAGACCGTCGTCATCAAGGCCAACCGCGCCGCGCCGGTGGCGCTCGTCGTCAACGAGCTTTTGACCAACGCCCTCAAGCACGCCTTCCCAGACGGGCGCCCCGGCCGAATCCGGGTCGCCGCCAAACCGGACGGCCGGAACTTCGTCATCGAGGTGGAGGACGACGGCGTCGGCGGCGCCGGCGCGTTCGGGGACGAAAGGATCGGCTTCGGCCAGAGCCTTGTGGACTTGCTCAGCCGGCAGTTGTCCGCCACGGTCGAACGGCGCGACGGCGATCCTGGGCTCGTCGCCAGGGTCACGATCCCGATCCATCCGCATCAGGCGGGCGCAGAAGGATAA
- a CDS encoding GGDEF and EAL domain-containing protein — MTTHIGAGGATSFGRLAVDDILVAVGEAAYVWDVPSDHLRWIGDPHGLLELPAATRLDSETAFAALFDPEALTTRREAVFGSASADSGEGVPFEVDYPLLRGGRAQRLWIQDRGRWRAGADGRPAEVVGVIRRLGAHHERAEQAASLARFDPLTGLLARPRLMEIAASALAAGARMQTSTSFVLASVVNLGGVNDAYGFDVGDQVLVAVARRLRGAMRGGDSLGRFSTSTFGLVLQECDAADLQVVGRRLIAAVHDEPIDTGAGAIAVRVAIGGVVAPRHARDGAEFIARARTALARASGTATGFQIYAPDPEREAARRADLRLADELIAAMSSRRVALAYQPVFRAGARDPVWSEALLRITTESGEVVSGGAYVRAAEELKIVHMLDHRVLDLAVRRLAENPQIHLAVNISASTTNDESWLEALTSWFTLRPDMASRLMVEITETAAIADLAVTGRFVAQLRAFGVRVAIDDFGTGHTSFKALRELGVDLVKIDGSFVRDLGTSADSAAFVRALLALARELGLETVAEQVETEEVAELLTAWGATYLQGDLLARPALEPPAGGPDVA, encoded by the coding sequence ATGACGACGCACATCGGCGCGGGAGGCGCGACCAGCTTTGGCCGCCTCGCGGTCGACGACATTCTCGTGGCCGTCGGCGAAGCCGCCTATGTGTGGGACGTGCCGTCCGACCACCTACGGTGGATCGGCGATCCGCACGGCCTGCTCGAACTCCCGGCTGCGACGCGGCTCGACAGCGAGACCGCCTTCGCCGCCCTGTTCGATCCCGAGGCGCTGACCACCCGCCGCGAGGCGGTGTTCGGCTCCGCGAGCGCCGACAGCGGCGAGGGCGTGCCGTTCGAGGTGGACTATCCGCTGCTCCGCGGCGGCCGGGCGCAGCGCCTCTGGATCCAGGACCGGGGCCGCTGGCGCGCGGGAGCCGACGGACGACCGGCCGAAGTCGTGGGCGTCATCCGTCGGTTGGGCGCCCATCACGAGCGCGCCGAACAGGCCGCCTCGCTCGCGCGCTTCGACCCGCTCACGGGTCTGCTCGCGCGGCCGCGCCTCATGGAAATCGCCGCCAGCGCCCTTGCGGCGGGCGCGCGGATGCAGACCTCGACCTCCTTCGTCCTGGCCTCCGTCGTGAACCTCGGCGGCGTCAACGACGCCTACGGCTTCGACGTGGGCGACCAGGTGCTGGTCGCCGTCGCCCGGCGGCTTCGGGGCGCCATGCGCGGCGGCGACAGCCTCGGCCGGTTCTCGACCTCGACCTTTGGCCTCGTGCTGCAGGAGTGCGACGCCGCCGACCTGCAGGTCGTGGGACGCCGGCTGATCGCGGCGGTGCACGACGAGCCGATCGACACCGGCGCGGGCGCCATCGCGGTGCGCGTCGCGATCGGCGGCGTGGTCGCGCCGCGTCACGCCCGGGACGGCGCCGAATTCATCGCCCGCGCGCGCACGGCGCTCGCCCGCGCCAGCGGGACCGCGACCGGGTTCCAGATATACGCGCCGGACCCCGAGCGGGAAGCGGCCCGCCGGGCCGACCTGCGCCTCGCCGACGAGCTGATCGCCGCGATGAGCAGCCGGCGGGTGGCGCTGGCCTACCAGCCGGTGTTCCGCGCCGGCGCGCGCGACCCGGTGTGGAGCGAGGCGCTGCTGCGGATCACCACCGAATCCGGAGAGGTCGTCTCGGGCGGCGCCTATGTGCGCGCGGCGGAGGAGCTGAAGATCGTGCACATGCTCGATCATCGGGTGCTCGACCTTGCGGTTCGACGGCTCGCCGAAAACCCTCAGATCCATCTCGCGGTGAACATCTCGGCCTCGACCACCAACGATGAGAGCTGGCTCGAGGCGCTGACCTCGTGGTTCACGCTGCGGCCGGACATGGCGTCGCGGCTCATGGTCGAGATCACCGAGACCGCCGCCATCGCCGACCTCGCCGTCACGGGGCGCTTCGTCGCGCAGCTCAGGGCGTTCGGCGTCCGCGTCGCGATCGACGACTTCGGCACCGGCCACACCTCGTTCAAGGCGCTGCGCGAACTGGGCGTCGATCTCGTCAAGATCGACGGCTCCTTCGTCCGGGATCTCGGGACGTCCGCCGACAGCGCCGCCTTCGTCCGCGCCCTGCTGGCGCTCGCCCGGGAGCTCGGGCTGGAGACCGTCGCGGAGCAGGTCGAGACCGAGGAGGTGGCGGAGTTGCTGACCGCCTGGGGAGCCACCTATCTCCAGGGCGATCTGCTGGCTCGTCCCGCCCTGGAGCCGCCCGCTGGCGGCCCGGACGTCGCGTAG
- the leuC gene encoding 3-isopropylmalate dehydratase large subunit, whose product MSAAPKTLYDKIFDDHVVDRQPDGSVLLYIDRHLVHEVTSPQAFEGLRMTGRKVRAPEKTLAVVDHNVPTTSRLLPNPDPESVAQIAALAENTREFGIEYYDEFDKRQGVVHIVGPEQGFTLPGTTIVCGDSHTSTHGAFGALAHGIGTSEVEHVLATQTLIQTKAKNMRITVDGKLPEGVGAKDVILAIIGEIGTAGGTGYVMEYAGEAIRALSMEGRMTVCNMSIEGGARAGMIAPDETTYAYVEGRKRAPKGEAWDAARRYWETLVSDEGAHFDREIRLDGANLPPIVSWGTSPQDVVSITGVVPDPDAASDEGKRAAIKRALAYMGLTAGSKITDIALDRVFIGSCTNGRIEDLRQAAKMVAGKTVNANVAAMVVPGSGLVKEQAEAEGLDKIFTSAGFEWREPGCSMCLAMNPDKLRPEERCASTSNRNFEGRQGFKGRTHLVSPAMAAAAAIAGRFVDIREWR is encoded by the coding sequence ATGTCCGCCGCTCCCAAGACCCTGTACGACAAGATTTTCGACGACCATGTCGTCGACCGGCAGCCCGACGGCTCCGTGCTGCTCTACATCGACCGCCACCTCGTCCATGAAGTGACGAGCCCGCAGGCTTTCGAGGGCCTGCGGATGACGGGCCGCAAGGTGCGCGCGCCGGAAAAGACGCTGGCCGTCGTCGACCACAACGTGCCGACCACCAGCCGGCTGCTGCCGAACCCCGATCCGGAAAGCGTCGCCCAGATCGCGGCGCTGGCCGAGAACACGCGCGAGTTCGGCATCGAGTACTACGACGAGTTCGACAAGCGACAGGGTGTCGTCCACATCGTCGGCCCCGAGCAGGGCTTCACCCTGCCCGGCACGACGATCGTCTGCGGCGACAGCCACACCTCGACGCACGGCGCCTTCGGGGCGCTGGCGCACGGCATCGGCACCTCCGAGGTCGAGCACGTGCTCGCCACCCAGACGCTGATCCAGACCAAAGCCAAGAACATGCGCATCACGGTCGACGGCAAGCTGCCGGAAGGCGTGGGCGCCAAGGACGTGATCCTCGCCATTATCGGCGAGATCGGCACCGCGGGCGGCACCGGCTACGTGATGGAGTACGCCGGCGAGGCGATCCGCGCGCTGTCGATGGAAGGCCGGATGACGGTCTGCAACATGTCGATCGAGGGCGGCGCCCGCGCCGGCATGATCGCGCCGGACGAGACCACCTACGCCTATGTCGAGGGCCGCAAGCGCGCCCCGAAGGGCGAGGCCTGGGACGCCGCGCGCCGCTACTGGGAGACGCTCGTCTCCGACGAGGGCGCGCATTTCGACCGCGAAATCCGCCTCGACGGCGCCAACCTGCCGCCGATCGTGTCCTGGGGCACGAGCCCGCAGGACGTGGTGTCGATCACCGGCGTCGTGCCCGATCCGGACGCCGCGTCCGACGAGGGCAAGCGCGCGGCGATCAAGCGGGCGCTGGCCTACATGGGGCTGACCGCCGGCTCCAAGATCACCGACATCGCGCTCGACCGCGTGTTCATCGGCTCCTGCACCAACGGACGGATCGAGGACCTGCGGCAGGCGGCGAAGATGGTCGCCGGCAAGACCGTGAACGCCAACGTCGCGGCCATGGTGGTGCCGGGCTCGGGCCTCGTGAAGGAGCAGGCCGAGGCCGAGGGGCTGGACAAGATCTTCACCTCCGCCGGCTTCGAGTGGCGCGAGCCGGGGTGCTCGATGTGCCTCGCGATGAACCCCGACAAGCTGCGGCCCGAGGAGCGCTGCGCCTCCACGTCGAACCGCAACTTCGAGGGCCGTCAGGGCTTCAAGGGCCGCACCCATCTGGTGTCGCCCGCGATGGCCGCAGCCGCGGCGATCGCCGGCAGGTTCGTCGACATCCGCGAGTGGCGCTGA
- a CDS encoding GNAT family N-acetyltransferase encodes MSLRTLPRLGVDDAGRLAPLLAAYSAALLHEEPGAPDEAYARALIDDHVAEIAGAELDGRLVGFAVYYDLPEAISRRRAGQLDDLYVDPACRGRGVAQALLERLVAHGETLGWVHLRWMVPDGNPAAALYDRLAERAPWRNYVIRIDRSVRW; translated from the coding sequence GTGAGCCTTCGCACCCTCCCGCGCCTCGGCGTCGACGACGCGGGCCGGCTCGCGCCGCTGCTCGCGGCCTACTCCGCCGCGCTGCTGCATGAGGAGCCGGGCGCGCCGGACGAGGCCTACGCCCGCGCCCTGATCGACGACCACGTGGCGGAGATCGCCGGCGCCGAGCTCGACGGCCGGCTGGTGGGCTTCGCCGTGTACTACGACCTTCCCGAAGCCATCTCCCGCCGCCGCGCCGGCCAGCTCGACGACCTCTACGTGGATCCTGCTTGCCGGGGCCGCGGCGTCGCTCAGGCGCTGCTGGAGCGGCTCGTCGCTCACGGCGAAACGCTGGGCTGGGTGCACCTGCGCTGGATGGTCCCGGATGGCAACCCCGCCGCCGCGCTCTACGACCGCCTCGCCGAACGCGCGCCGTGGCGCAACTACGTCATCCGGATCGACCGCTCCGTGCGCTGGTGA
- a CDS encoding HD domain-containing phosphohydrolase: MSGSIVLLTDRPAEGRRLQRDLGLISRCRMAAPHKPMPAETPAAIVTDIALDNTASVAMARAALNGMNRAATPVVVLMRHESRRADVQALALGAAVVLPSDASRDVLVSAVLRVMTSDGDDRRAAAARRGAREAGFVLASLMDAAEDRRPVPVERLLDGGRHVTRTLEKVGLHGWLDAVWSFDDVTYQHMLLVAGLAAAFSESLGFTPRDCRRVIEGALLHDIGKVGVPLEILNKAGPLTPDEMAIMRLHAPNGHAVLLAQGNVSPELLAIVRSHHEYLDGSGYPDGLAGDAIPDVVRFITVCDIFAALIESRPYRARMSSKEALAVMRDMGDKLDRGVLFAFERMVGALAL, encoded by the coding sequence ATGAGCGGCTCTATCGTCCTTCTCACCGATCGACCGGCGGAAGGACGACGGCTGCAGCGCGATCTCGGGCTGATCTCCCGTTGCCGCATGGCCGCGCCGCACAAGCCGATGCCGGCCGAGACGCCGGCCGCCATCGTTACGGACATCGCTCTCGACAACACGGCCTCGGTCGCCATGGCGCGCGCGGCGCTGAACGGCATGAACCGCGCTGCGACGCCGGTGGTCGTTCTGATGCGGCACGAGAGCCGGCGGGCGGACGTGCAGGCGCTGGCGCTCGGCGCGGCGGTCGTGCTCCCGAGCGACGCCTCCCGCGACGTCCTGGTCAGCGCCGTGTTGCGGGTGATGACCTCGGACGGGGACGACCGGCGCGCCGCCGCGGCCCGTCGCGGCGCGCGCGAGGCCGGCTTCGTGCTCGCGAGCCTGATGGACGCCGCGGAGGACAGGCGGCCCGTGCCGGTCGAGCGCCTGCTCGATGGCGGGCGCCACGTCACCCGCACCCTCGAGAAGGTCGGCCTGCACGGCTGGCTCGACGCCGTCTGGAGTTTCGACGACGTCACCTATCAGCACATGCTGCTGGTGGCGGGGCTGGCCGCCGCCTTCAGCGAGTCGCTCGGCTTCACCCCGCGGGACTGCCGGCGCGTGATCGAGGGCGCGCTGCTGCACGACATCGGCAAGGTCGGCGTGCCGCTGGAGATCCTGAACAAGGCCGGCCCGCTGACGCCCGACGAGATGGCGATCATGCGGCTCCACGCCCCGAACGGCCACGCCGTGCTGCTGGCGCAGGGAAACGTCTCGCCCGAACTCCTGGCGATCGTCCGCAGCCACCACGAGTATCTCGACGGCAGCGGCTACCCCGACGGGCTGGCGGGCGACGCGATCCCGGACGTGGTCCGTTTCATCACCGTCTGCGACATCTTCGCGGCCCTGATCGAGAGCCGTCCTTACCGCGCGCGGATGTCGTCGAAGGAAGCGCTGGCCGTCATGCGGGACATGGGCGACAAGCTCGACCGCGGCGTTCTGTTCGCCTTCGAGCGGATGGTCGGGGCGCTCGCGCTGTAG
- a CDS encoding phosphoenolpyruvate carboxykinase — protein sequence MRQTGEWNPDHGAEAFGFEGLAGVNWNLTEAALVERAVRRGEASLAATGALVAETGSHTGRSPKDKFIVRDAATENEVWWDNAGALTPEQFDLLKADFIAHVAGRELFAQDLHGGADPSNRLKVRVFTEYAWHSLFIRTLLIEPERSDLARFRPDLTILDVPSFHADPERHGVRSKTVIAIDFARGVVLIGGTAYAGEMKKSVFTALNYLLPKRNVMPMHCSANVGKAGDVAVFFGLSGTGKTTLSADPERALIGDDEHGWGRNGVFNFEGGCYAKTIRLDPKAEPQIANAIRRFGAVLENVAIDPVTRQPDFDDGTRTENTRAAYPLRFVRNVHASGRAGHPKNVVMLTADAFGVMPPIARLTPAQAMHHFLSGYTAKVAGTETGVSEPQATFSTCFGAPFMPRRPEVYGELLKSLIAEHGVDCWLVNTGWTGGGYGEGRRMPIAATRALLSAALSGALKDVETYVDPTFGFAVPTDVPGVEAKLLRPRDTWADPAAYDRAARKLARMFQKNFEAFSEVDAEIREAGPRVGGGFANVAAAAE from the coding sequence GTGAGGCAGACAGGAGAGTGGAACCCGGATCACGGCGCTGAAGCCTTCGGCTTCGAGGGCCTGGCGGGAGTCAACTGGAACCTGACGGAGGCGGCGCTCGTCGAGCGCGCGGTCCGCCGTGGCGAAGCCTCGCTGGCGGCCACCGGCGCGCTCGTCGCCGAAACCGGCTCCCACACCGGCCGCTCGCCCAAGGACAAGTTCATCGTCCGCGACGCCGCGACCGAGAACGAGGTCTGGTGGGACAACGCGGGCGCGCTGACGCCCGAGCAGTTCGACCTGCTCAAGGCCGACTTCATCGCGCATGTCGCGGGGCGCGAACTGTTCGCGCAGGACCTTCACGGCGGGGCGGACCCCTCGAACCGCCTCAAGGTGCGGGTGTTCACCGAATACGCCTGGCACTCGCTGTTCATCCGCACGCTGCTGATCGAGCCCGAGCGCTCGGACCTCGCGCGGTTCCGGCCGGACCTCACCATTCTCGACGTCCCGAGCTTCCACGCCGATCCCGAGCGCCATGGCGTTCGCTCCAAGACGGTGATCGCGATCGACTTCGCCCGCGGCGTTGTGCTGATCGGCGGCACGGCCTATGCGGGCGAGATGAAGAAGTCGGTCTTCACCGCGCTGAACTACCTGCTGCCGAAGCGCAACGTGATGCCGATGCACTGCTCGGCGAACGTCGGCAAGGCCGGCGACGTCGCGGTGTTCTTCGGCCTGTCGGGCACGGGCAAGACGACGCTGTCGGCCGATCCCGAGCGCGCCCTGATCGGCGACGACGAGCATGGCTGGGGACGCAACGGCGTCTTCAATTTCGAAGGCGGCTGCTACGCCAAGACCATCCGGCTCGACCCCAAGGCCGAGCCGCAGATCGCGAACGCCATCCGCCGCTTCGGCGCGGTGCTGGAGAACGTCGCGATCGACCCGGTCACCCGCCAGCCGGATTTCGACGACGGGACCCGCACCGAAAACACCCGCGCGGCCTATCCCTTGCGTTTCGTGCGCAACGTCCACGCCAGCGGCCGCGCCGGGCATCCAAAGAACGTGGTCATGCTGACCGCCGACGCCTTCGGCGTGATGCCGCCGATCGCGCGGCTCACGCCGGCGCAGGCCATGCACCACTTCCTCTCCGGCTACACCGCGAAGGTCGCCGGCACCGAGACCGGCGTCAGCGAGCCGCAGGCGACCTTCTCCACCTGCTTCGGAGCGCCCTTCATGCCGCGCCGGCCCGAGGTCTACGGCGAGCTTCTGAAGAGCTTGATCGCCGAGCACGGCGTGGACTGCTGGCTGGTCAACACCGGGTGGACCGGCGGCGGCTACGGCGAGGGCCGGCGGATGCCGATCGCCGCCACCCGCGCGCTGCTCTCGGCGGCGCTCAGCGGCGCGCTGAAGGACGTCGAGACCTACGTCGACCCGACCTTCGGCTTCGCCGTGCCGACCGACGTGCCCGGCGTCGAGGCCAAGCTGCTGCGCCCGCGCGACACCTGGGCTGATCCCGCCGCCTACGACCGCGCCGCCCGCAAGCTGGCGCGCATGTTCCAGAAGAACTTCGAGGCCTTCAGCGAGGTCGACGCCGAGATCCGCGAGGCGGGTCCACGCGTCGGCGGCGGCTTCGCCAACGTGGCGGCCGCCGCGGAGTAA
- a CDS encoding DUF3297 family protein, with translation MADTPPARLSTDPDSPFYDAEALERGVGIRFKGVEKTNVEEYSVSEGWIRVAAGLARDRFGKPMTLKLKGEVEPYFRGPTPA, from the coding sequence ATGGCCGACACGCCGCCCGCCCGCCTCTCGACCGATCCTGACAGCCCGTTCTACGACGCCGAGGCGCTCGAGCGCGGCGTAGGCATCCGCTTCAAGGGCGTCGAGAAGACCAACGTCGAGGAATACTCGGTGAGCGAAGGCTGGATCCGCGTCGCCGCCGGCCTCGCGCGCGACCGGTTCGGCAAGCCGATGACGCTGAAGCTCAAGGGCGAGGTCGAACCCTACTTCCGCGGACCGACGCCCGCCTGA
- a CDS encoding PHB depolymerase family esterase: MARFGDLASELNPFLKMWSLDGGGASAARSAPADARLATVAEFGGNPGDLVMRSYTPTGLARGSALVVVLHGCTQTAASFEQSAAWTALADEHGFAVLYPEQHAGNNPKRCFNWFNPEDVARGAGEAASIRAMVETMVAGHGLDRRRVFVTGLSAGGAMTSALLAAYPDVFAGGAIMAGLPCGAASSVPQAFESMYKGAARPAREWGDAVRDASDHGGPWPKVSVWHGGADSTVVPSNGDEIVKQWLDVHGLHSAKPTVERKGGRTRRVWTGPDGDAVIEQHVVAGMNHGVALDARRGETPGPFMLDVGVSANRDVLAFWGLATAKSAAKDAGKNAGRDSAKSAPEATAEPLRPASARRPAAATTAAKPSRSGFAGRMEPEPRRRGGIDVQGVIAKALKAAGLMK; this comes from the coding sequence ATGGCCCGCTTCGGCGATCTCGCCTCGGAACTGAACCCGTTCCTGAAGATGTGGTCGCTCGACGGCGGCGGCGCCTCCGCGGCCCGCAGCGCCCCCGCCGACGCGCGGCTCGCGACGGTCGCCGAGTTCGGCGGCAACCCCGGCGACCTCGTCATGCGGAGCTACACGCCCACGGGACTCGCGCGCGGATCGGCGCTGGTCGTGGTGCTGCACGGCTGCACCCAGACCGCAGCGAGCTTCGAGCAGAGCGCGGCCTGGACCGCGCTCGCGGACGAGCACGGGTTCGCCGTGCTCTATCCCGAGCAGCATGCGGGCAACAACCCGAAGCGCTGCTTCAACTGGTTCAACCCCGAGGACGTCGCCCGCGGCGCCGGCGAAGCGGCCTCTATCCGCGCCATGGTCGAGACCATGGTCGCCGGGCATGGGCTCGACCGCCGCCGGGTGTTCGTGACCGGGCTGTCGGCCGGCGGCGCGATGACCTCCGCGCTGCTCGCGGCCTATCCCGACGTCTTCGCCGGCGGCGCGATCATGGCCGGACTGCCCTGCGGGGCGGCGTCGTCCGTGCCGCAGGCCTTCGAGAGCATGTACAAGGGCGCCGCCCGACCGGCCCGCGAATGGGGCGACGCCGTCCGGGACGCCTCGGACCATGGCGGCCCTTGGCCGAAGGTGAGCGTCTGGCACGGCGGCGCGGACTCGACCGTCGTTCCCTCCAACGGCGACGAGATCGTGAAGCAGTGGCTCGACGTCCACGGGCTTCATAGCGCGAAGCCGACCGTCGAGCGCAAGGGCGGCCGCACCCGCCGGGTCTGGACCGGCCCGGACGGCGACGCCGTCATCGAACAGCACGTCGTCGCCGGCATGAACCACGGCGTCGCGCTCGACGCCCGGCGCGGCGAGACGCCCGGTCCCTTCATGCTGGACGTCGGCGTGTCGGCCAACCGCGACGTGCTCGCGTTCTGGGGCCTCGCCACGGCGAAGTCCGCGGCCAAGGACGCTGGCAAGAACGCCGGCAGGGACAGCGCCAAAAGCGCTCCTGAGGCCACCGCCGAGCCCCTTCGCCCCGCGTCGGCCCGCCGACCCGCCGCCGCGACGACGGCGGCCAAGCCGTCCCGCAGCGGCTTCGCCGGCCGCATGGAGCCGGAGCCCCGACGCAGGGGCGGCATCGACGTGCAGGGCGTGATCGCCAAGGCGCTGAAGGCCGCCGGCCTGATGAAGTGA